Proteins from a single region of Hermetia illucens chromosome 3, iHerIll2.2.curated.20191125, whole genome shotgun sequence:
- the LOC119652730 gene encoding zinc finger protein 43-like has product MASAMEEPISNNCESDDGVDLEASYEDYMSKIDIVKCPGCLYESSTENVRIHIKRLHFQQKFCTICDKEFGDRRGVHCSKHLLIAIISQLKEQCSKCSKLFMLDTKRSEEESFTCKSCQDFSDTKEPVDNSPKYPHRCDTCHKRFAHRKTLNEHMRTVHAGNDLYRCDFCPRVFYYRKNLNAHRRVHTNPIVCEICFSEFHNQHNLNRHMASHVEAPQYNCSSCGRIFYTLASLESHRPCRNHAVDTSDHL; this is encoded by the exons ATGGCATCCGCAATGGAAGAGCCCATAAGCAACAATTGCGAGAGTGATGACGGAGTAGATCTGGAGGCCAGTTACGAAGATTACATGTCCAAAATCGACATCGTCAAGTGTCCCGGCTGCCTGTACGAATCTTCCACAGAGAACGTCAGAATTCACATAAAAAGGCTCCACTTTCAGCAAAAGTTCTGTACTATTTGCGACAAAG AATTCGGTGATCGTCGCGGCGTTCACTGTTCAAAGCATCTTCTAATCGCAATCATCTCCCAACTGAAGGAACAATGCTCCAAATGTTCAAAGCTCTTCATGCTCGATACGAAACGATCAGAGGAAGAGAGTTTCACGTGCAAATCATGCCAGGACTTCTCGGATACGAAGGAGCCCGTGGATAACAGTCCCAAGTATCCGCATCGATGCGACACTTGCCATAAGCGTTTTGCTCATAGGAAAACGCTCAACGAGCACATGCGGACCGTGCACGCGGGTAACGATTTGTATCGCTGTGATTTCTGTCCGAGAGTTTTCTACTACCGGAAGAACTTGAACGCCCATCGGCGCGTTCATACAAATCCTATTGTTTGCGAGATTTGCTTCTCAGAGTTTCATAATCAACATAATCTGAACCGGCATATGGCGTCGCATGTTGAGGCGCCTCAATACAATTGCAGTAGTTGCGGCAGAATTTTCTACACGCTGGCGTCGCTGGAGTCGCACAGACCGTGCCGGAACCATGCGGTGGACACAAGCGACCATTTGTAG